One part of the Borreliella afzelii genome encodes these proteins:
- the gpmA gene encoding 2,3-diphosphoglycerate-dependent phosphoglycerate mutase gives MYKLVLVRHGESEWNKENLFTGWTDVKLSDKGVDEAIEAGLLLKQEGYFFDIAFSSLLSRANDTLNIILKELGQAYISVKKTWRLNERHYGALQGLNKSETAAKYGEDKVLIWRRSYDVPPMSLDESDDHHPIKDPRYKYIPKRELPSTECLKDTIARVIPYWIDEIAKEILEGKKVIVAAHGNSLRALVKYLDNLSEEDVLKLNIPTGIPLVYELDKDLNPIKHYYLGDENKIKKAMESVASQGKLR, from the coding sequence ATGTATAAATTAGTTTTAGTAAGACATGGGGAGAGTGAGTGGAACAAAGAAAATCTTTTTACTGGTTGGACAGATGTTAAACTTTCTGATAAAGGTGTCGATGAGGCTATAGAGGCAGGTTTACTTCTCAAGCAAGAAGGCTATTTTTTTGATATTGCTTTTAGTTCTTTATTGTCAAGGGCCAATGATACTTTAAATATTATTTTAAAAGAACTAGGCCAAGCTTATATTAGTGTAAAAAAAACTTGGAGATTAAATGAGAGACACTATGGAGCTTTGCAGGGTTTAAATAAGTCGGAAACAGCTGCAAAATATGGGGAAGATAAGGTTTTAATTTGGAGACGCAGTTATGATGTGCCCCCAATGTCTTTAGATGAGTCTGATGATCATCATCCAATTAAGGATCCAAGATATAAATATATTCCTAAAAGAGAACTTCCTTCAACAGAGTGTCTTAAAGATACTATTGCAAGAGTTATTCCTTATTGGATTGATGAGATTGCAAAAGAAATTCTTGAAGGTAAAAAAGTTATTGTTGCTGCTCATGGTAATTCTTTAAGAGCTCTTGTTAAATATCTTGATAATTTAAGCGAAGAAGATGTTTTAAAGCTTAACATTCCTACGGGTATTCCTTTAGTTTACGAATTAGATAAAGATTTAAATCCTATTAAACATTACTATTTAGGTGATGAAAACAAGATTAAAAAGGCAATGGAATCTGTTGCTAGTCAAGGAAAGTTAAGGTAA
- the rpiA gene encoding ribose 5-phosphate isomerase A has product MENQKILVAKYAIDRYIKSNMNLGIGTGTTVYHAIKYLSEKLKSGNLKNLKFYTTSSDTKYLLSKEQIPYESNFSKLNKNLDIAIDGADEILLEKKSLIKGMGGAHLMEKVIAYNSETLLIIADETKIVKKLGTKMPIPIEVAPNAVGFIMTRLEEMNLDITLRICNEKKGPIITDNNNYILDVKMHVENPEGTEKYFKLFPGILEIGIFNHKNTKIVYYQNKQIKEA; this is encoded by the coding sequence ATGGAAAATCAAAAAATTTTGGTAGCAAAATATGCAATTGATCGCTACATCAAAAGCAACATGAACCTTGGAATCGGAACAGGTACAACTGTTTATCATGCAATAAAATATTTAAGCGAAAAGCTAAAATCAGGTAACTTAAAAAATTTAAAATTTTATACAACAAGTAGCGATACAAAATATTTACTCTCAAAAGAACAAATTCCTTATGAATCAAATTTTTCAAAACTTAACAAAAATTTAGACATTGCAATTGATGGAGCTGATGAAATTCTATTAGAAAAAAAAAGCTTAATAAAAGGAATGGGGGGAGCACATCTAATGGAGAAAGTAATAGCTTACAATTCAGAAACATTACTAATAATAGCAGATGAAACAAAAATTGTAAAAAAATTGGGAACAAAAATGCCTATTCCCATAGAAGTTGCCCCAAATGCTGTTGGATTTATTATGACTAGACTTGAAGAAATGAATTTAGACATAACCTTAAGAATTTGCAACGAAAAAAAAGGACCCATTATAACTGATAATAATAATTATATTTTGGATGTAAAAATGCACGTAGAAAATCCCGAAGGGACAGAAAAATACTTTAAACTATTTCCGGGTATACTTGAGATTGGGATATTTAATCATAAAAACACAAAAATAGTTTATTACCAAAATAAACAAATCAAGGAAGCCTAA